The window CGGAAAGCAGAGAGGGATAAACTTATTACAGGGATAAAAGTGGCGAACAAATGCCCGCCCATtacgcatttgttgtttgccgatgatagtcttttcttctgtaaGGCAGACAGAGGACAATGTCGGGTTGTTTTAGATATTCTGAAACAGTATGAGTCGGTTTCGggtcaacaaattaatttttcaaaatcttctgtCCAATTTGGGCACAAGATTGATGATCAGACAAAAACCGAGCTTCGGGGTGTTCTCGGGATCACGACGTTGGGTGGTATGGGGTCATATCTAGGTTTACCCGAAAGTTTGGGTGGGGCAAAGACaaaggttttctcttttgttcgggAACGGATTCAGAGTCGGACGAATGGTTGGACGGCAAATTTGCTGTCCAAAGGCGGAAGGGAAGTGATGATAAAATCTGTTGCCACTGCCGTTCCAACGTTTGTGATGTCGTGTTTTCgtttaccaaaaacaattacatccaAGCTTACCAGTGCGGTGGCAAACTTTTGGTGGAGTACTAATGGTCAGTCAGGGGGCATGCATTGGCTTGCCTGGGAGAAATTATGTGTAAGCAAACAGTTGGGTGGTCTGGGTTTCAGGAATGTGGATGACTTTAATTCGGCATTACTGGCCAAGCAGTTATGGCGTCTGATAGACGCTCCAGAGTCGCTGTTTGCCAGGGTTTTAAAAAGTAGGTATTATCGGAATACGAATCCTTTGGATCCGATTAGGTCATACTCTCCCTCCTATGGATGGAGGAGTATAtgttctgctcgctctctggtaaataaagggcttattaaacgggttggctcTAAGGACACCATCTCTATACAGTCAAATCAGGCTATCACACTGCACGTCATGATGTGGTTCGGACTTTTGCAGCCATTGGTTCAGGCCCGGACATTACCCCTCTACTCGCTAGTGTGTGGAGGGCCCGTTGCCTACCCAAgattcaacattttatgtggcaggaTTTATCTGGTTGTATTTCAGTTTCGGCAAATTTGGGACGACGGGGTATTGCTTTTGATTTACGGTGTGTACGATGTGGTGCGGACATGGAGACCATTAATCACGCCATTTTTGTGTGTCCTCTGGCTCGCCAGGTTTGGGCCCTAGCACATGTACCGGTGGGACCTATTTCCTTCCCGACGGAATCCGTTTATGCGAATGTAGATCACTTTTTAGGGAACCAGAATCCTGGGGCTCATGTTGCGGCTTTCCCTTGGCTTATGTGGTTtatttggaaagcaaggaatgcACGTGTTTTTGACAATATTGTCGATCGGCCGGAGGATATTGTTAAGGTAGCAGAGGGAGAAGCTGCAGCGTGGCAGCAGGCTCGGGTAGAGGACGCTCCACTGACCACTATTCCAGTAGTTTCGGGGATACCAGCTAGGGTGGCTACTGGTTCCCTCCCTTCGGTCTTTTCGGGATACCGCTGCTTCAccgatggatcttggaaagcaGGGGATTTGTATGCAGGTGCTGGATGGTGTTGTACCTCGGTCCAGACAGTATTGCCGTTTTTGGGAGCCAAGAATTTCCGGCAAAGTCTATCTCCATTACATACTGAAGTTGAAGCGTTCCTTTGGGCGATGTGCTGCATGATCGGCCATGACTTCAGAGAGGTGGCTTTCTATACCgactgctcagacttggtgaagatggtgtcttccccttCCGACTGGCCAGCGTTCTCGGCGTACCTTGACGACATCAAGACTGATCGggaggaattttcttctttctctttatctttaatatctagaaatgctaatgtaagggcagattctttggcacgccaagcgcgtacatctccgcaccaagttttgtttgtaaacgattttcccaccaattggctcgtttgaactgatcttttgttgacaaaaaaaaaataaaaaaaaaaagaataaaatagatagcattaagagattaaggAGGGAATATTGGTTTGggattttaagagaattttaataactttaaataaaatcatggaaaatataaaatgaaggattctaggtgattgttttaaagttttttaaaatcttgttgatttgtttttcctaatcttgtaaaatctttctcaaaaaaaatattgcataatattctcttatttatttaaggcttctgtgaaaaaaaaaaaaaaaaaatcttgcttATCTCTTATTGCTGTCATGAATCAATTTATGATCATAAACCCTAAGCCCCTCTGAAGAATATATCTCTCTTTGCTATGAAgttgaaatttaattttcacTCTACCCAATACGCAAcaaaaaggttaataaaaactcaaatagAGAGATTAGTGATGGTGTACGCATGTCTTCTCGGGGCAAACGTAGACACGTTTCCTCAATAgttgatataaaaaatatgttagaGTCTGATGAGAGAAGTATCAGAGAGATGAGGAGATCTACGTTttcatttttaacaaaaataaaataaaaaaaattatgaactaTGATTCACAAATCTATCTATTTGATGagagagtttttaaaatttttttttatgatgaaaataatataaaattctaaaccaataatacaatatttgaatttattaacaatccaagattcttttgttttacttgaataacacaaaacttttaaagacTTTATAAGACctttaatccaataacactagatttatgaagattttagataatttttgacaaatctacaactaataacaccaaattttaaaaaagttttaaaaaatcttgtatgAATACCAACATATTtcacataacttttaaagtaattaaaattttatttaattctcAAACTAATAACCCCTCTaaagaagtagaaaagaagttatgaatcttctctagaaggagtcttgattcttctctccaaaaactctctaaaatctctcaggaTTTTCTcaagttgcaggaaaaataaagcttaggtctaaacaatgacctagaaattctatttatatttccAAAACACGTACagagactaatgatgcaaatatgaaaaattttggggcagttttgtaaattttcaaaacttgtgggaaaacttccgatttgtCTTGTGGCTCTGCATCGATCAACACATATgaagcatcgaccgatgcttacTCTTGAACTGGTCTCCCAACTTCGCagcttcagcctcaatgcttgattatactccaaatcctcctatttagcttcattatgctctcatccatgctaaattatataaagactcaaaagactctaaaaataccaaaaagactctataaataagacttatatcgtagctaaaaatacctaaaaactatgatatatcagccgtcatatgaatcgacaagatcttttgttttcccgtaaatattataactcaatcgtcaagtaatataaatcaattgtttgttttcagattatttcttgtgataactcagccacaaaacatcataactcagccgtcatatgaatcgatGAGACTTTTCGTTTTCCTGTAAatacgataactcagccgttaagttttttttttggattgtgaCGTGGATTATgaaaaatgatgtgtattttaatttgctgatgtatatttttattattttttaatcaaaattaaaaaaaagttcagaaaataaattataattatattagaacattaaatatttgagcaaattttagaaaattgttatatatgataaataaactattttttggAGTACATCTAAGtaattgtttcaaaaaaatatcctGAAAAAATGTGCTACGTCATCAATAGTTCTTGTCACGGTGAGGCTCTCTTCTACGTGGCACAACCCCTACCagaacctctctctctctcactattTTCCAATCGACGAAATTGACATAACTCTCCTGCACCATTGGCTAAATCTaacacatctcttctccatcaACACAGGAACTCGAATCGAATCAATATCTTCCAACTCACGGAAATGTTTCTCTTAAAGGTACGTCCCTTTTTAACTTGTCCTCGGAACCACTCATTTCCCTATAGCTTGTTTGTTTCTGTCTAGCCAGTGTCGGATTTAAAATGACAACTTTTGTCTGATTTTGATCTGTAGACATGGAGATCAACCGCTTTTGGGGTTTTTGGCTATATGAACTTCACCAAGAATGGTTTCTTGTaagtcgttgttgttgtttctacaTTTTTCAATCCTGTGGAgattaaaagttttgatttttatggatTGTATATGATTGTGTGGATTAATATTGTGAAGGTATTAGAATGTGTGGAAAGATTCAACATTTGCTTTTCAACAATGGAATTAGTACCTTGAGGAACTCTGTTATGAAGAAGTGATTGATGTACTtgctgtgatttttttttggtagagagcATTCGAAGAAGTTCAAACCTGAAGATATGCAGATACAAATTGAAGGAAAGAATTGTGTGGTTACTGGAGCTAATTCTGGTATTGGTTTTGCTGCTGCAGAGGGTCTTGCTTCACGGTAAGGTTTCTTTGTTACGTAATTGAGGGAACCAAATTGTATAGACTTGTGTCGAATAGTCTTGTGGGAAGAGTGTTGCCAAAATTTATACTGCCCGCTTACTTTTTTCCAGTGGAGCAACTGTTTACATGGTGTGCCGGAACAAGGAAAGAGGACAAGAGGCTCTTTCTAAGATTCAAAACTCAACAGGAAACCAAAATGTGTACCTTGAAGTATGTTATCATCttctttaaaattcatttttgcaagttctataattttttttttatatgcataATAGATATCAGATTCACACTTTGAGCTTTTTTCGTAGGTGTGTGATTTGTCTTccattaaagaaataaagtCCTTTGCTTCGAGTTTCGCTTCCAAGGATGTTCCGGTTCATGTGCTGGTATGTTTTCGTTTCCTACTTCCTAGAAAAACATTTTACTAAAACTCTACAGTCTAGAACATTTTTGAATCTGATTGTCAATTTTTTAGGTGAATAATGCTGGTTTGCTTGAGAACAAACGTACTACTACACCTGAAGGGTTGGTCTCAGTTATCTTTGTTGAGCATTTCAATATCatttaatctttatttaataCCTATGCTCATCTGTTATGCCAGATTTGAGTTAAGTTTCGCGGTGAATGTACTTGGGACATACACAGTGACAGAGTTGATGCTTCCACTGTTGGAGAAAGCAACACCAGACGCCAAAGTCATCACAGTTTCCTCTGGTGGAATGTACACTTCGCCCCTTACAACAGATCTCCAGGTAACTCAATCTGCAGGACAGTATATATCATCTTCAACTGTTGATTATGTTCAATTTTGCTTCCTTTTCAAAACTGTTTGCACCACTTATATATCAGATCTACATATAATGTTTCTGCAGTTTAGTGGTGAAAAATTTGATGGAGTAGAACAATACGCACGGAACAAAAGAATCCAGGTCTGTAAACACAGAATCTACTAGTCCAAGTCTCtacttttttctgttttctgaTTTCGTTTGTATCAAAATGATTAGGTGGCTCTAACAGAAAAATGGGCTGACAAGTATAAGAACAAAGGCATAGGTTTCTACTCAATGCACCCTGGATGGGCTGAGACACCTGGTGTTGCCAAGAGTTTGCCAAGTTTCAGTGAATCGTAAGATAACTCTGCTAAAGAAAACATCTTTTATGCTTAGAGCAAACATCTTTTTTTGTACTAAAGAATGTTTTAAACTTGTGTGAATCAGGTTCGCGGGTAAGCTTAGGACAAGCGAACAAGGAGCAGACACAATTGTTTGGTTAGCACTGCAGCCAAAAGAGAAGCTTGTCTCTGGTGCATTCTATTTCGATAGAGCTGAAGCACCAAAACATCTAAAGCTTGCAGGTACAAGCAAGTCTCATGACCTTATAGATTCAGTCATTGAAACCGTGCATTCCATGGCAGCTCTTGATTCTTAGATCACCATCCTCAACATGgttttttctccaaaataaaTTGCGATTGCATGTAAATGTAGCCTTGGAATTATTATTGTGCTGAGTATTTATAACGTTCACTCATTCGTTACATAGTATcagaaaacaagaacaacataCAGTTATCTAGCTTTGGCATAGCTATATTATGGATCCATCACTGGTTTTGTATAGCGTTATTCGCAAAGAGTAAGCACTAAAGTAAACAGAGAGTTATTACTTATGATGATGGGTAGAAAGATAAAAGCTGGGGCTTTCGTAGCCAATACTGTTT is drawn from Camelina sativa cultivar DH55 chromosome 8, Cs, whole genome shotgun sequence and contains these coding sequences:
- the LOC104707267 gene encoding dehydrogenase/reductase SDR family member 12, which encodes MFLLKTWRSTAFGVFGYMNFTKNGFLEHSKKFKPEDMQIQIEGKNCVVTGANSGIGFAAAEGLASRGATVYMVCRNKERGQEALSKIQNSTGNQNVYLEVCDLSSIKEIKSFASSFASKDVPVHVLVNNAGLLENKRTTTPEGFELSFAVNVLGTYTVTELMLPLLEKATPDAKVITVSSGGMYTSPLTTDLQFSGEKFDGVEQYARNKRIQVALTEKWADKYKNKGIGFYSMHPGWAETPGVAKSLPSFSESFAGKLRTSEQGADTIVWLALQPKEKLVSGAFYFDRAEAPKHLKLAGTSKSHDLIDSVIETVHSMAALDS